Sequence from the Maribellus comscasis genome:
ATCAATAAACTGAATGGCATAATCGGTAAAAGCATCGGTTGTATAAAAATCGTCATCGCTAACCGAAACCGTATCGTTCATGTAAGTTATTCCCCGTGGATAAACCGGTTTAAAAAAATTGCTTGCTCCGGGAATCAACCCGTAAAACTTATCAAAACCACGTTGTAAGGGCCATTTTGATTTATCGGATATTCCGAGGTGCCATTTGCCGGTCATCAATGTAGTATAACCTGCATCTTTTAGCACTTCGGCTATTGTTACACAGTTTTTATTTAAAAAACCACGGTATTCAGGAATTCGCAAATCGTGTTGAGCAAAATCGGCGGGAGTGTTGGTCATGTGACCAATTCCGGTTTGATGCGGATAGCAACCCGTCATCAGGCTTGCACGTGTGGGACAGCAGCGTGCTCCGTTGTAAAACTGTGTAAGACGCAGCCCCTTGTTGGCCAGCGCATCTAGATTTGGAGTTTCCACTTCTCCTCCGAAACATCCCGGATCTGAATAACCCATGTCGTCGGAGAGAATAAGAATAATATTAGGTTTTGCCGACGATTCCGTATAATTTTTGTCTTTTTTGAAATCACACCCGCCAAACAAAATAAGCACCAAATAAAAAAATATCTGTTTATTCATAACCCGACTTTTAGCTGGTTTGTCAATTATTCCTGATATAATACCGAATGTAGCTCATTTAATTTATCAACAGGAATTTTAATAACTTCCCTGTCGTAGGTTATCAAACCATTTACTTCGCCTTCCACATCAGTGGTTTGTGTGTAAACTGCCGCAGAAAGTCCTTTGGTTTTTTTCATTTCAACAATCTGGTTGAATTTGTAAATATAGGCATCTAATAATTCTTTTTCTGAATGATAAGTCTGATAACCCCAGTTTCGCATCTCGGGATTCCACAAATTTGTCTCTATCGGATACCCGATTCCTCCATATTCACCAATAACAGAAGCTCTGTCTAACGAAGCAGGAGGTATGCGTACCTCAGTCTGGTAGGTATGTATATCATAAACATCGCCACAATTTCGAAGCGCCCAACCACTCACTGCATTTACTAAACGGGTGGGATCGTAGTCTTTTACCATCTTTGCAATTCTGCAGGTAGTATACTGGCCCCAGCCCTCGTTGAAAGGCACCCACATTACAATACTTGGTGAATTGTAATGAATATCAATCATTCTGCGAAGTTCCAGTTCAAACTGTTGCGCATCTTCATTTCGAACATTCAAATCGGGCCCGTTTGGCCTTACGTGCTGGACATGTTCCGGTCTTTCATTTCCTGTTTTTGGAATAACAACCATCCCGGAAGGCATATCCTGCCAAACCAGCATACCCAGTTTGTCGCAGTGATAAAACCAGCGGTCAGGCTCTACTTTTATGTGTTTCCGAATCATATTGAATCCCATTTTTTTGGTCATTTCAATGTCGTATTTCATTGCTTCATCAGAAGGAGGTGTGTGTAATCCGTCGGGCCACCACCCCTGATCAAGCGGGCCATATTGAAAAACCGGTTGGTTGTTCAGGAAAAGATATTTTGTTCCTTTGTGATTTCCCAAACTAATTTTACGCATCCCAAAATAACTTTGTACTTCATCAATTTTTTCACCTGCCTTATTAAAAAGCTTTAAACTCAAATTGTATAAATTAGGAGCATCGGTCGACCATAATTCAGGATTTGGGATATCGATTAAGCCTGTAATATTTGCCGGAATTTCAGTTTTTGCCACTTCTTTTCCCTGAAACGAAACCACCGCCTCAACTTTGTATTCCGGTTTTAGTGATTTGTTTAATACAGGAGTTACCGCGATTGTTTTTTCATCAATATCGGGAACCAGCTTCGCCTCTTTCAAAAACGCTTCCGGAGAAACAGTTTCCATCCAAACCGTCTGCCAGATTCCGCTTACCGGAGTATACCAGATTCCCTCCTGGGGCATCTGTTGTTTTCCCCGCGGCTGTGAGCCAAAACTCGATGGGTCATCCACACAAACAACCAATTCCTGTTCTCCTTTTCCGGTTAAATATTCTGTAATATCAAATGAAAAACGATCATAAGCTCCTTTGTGTGCACCCACAACAGCACCATTTACAAAAACAGTGGTTGAATAATCAACGGCTTCGAAGTTCAGAATTACATTTTTCTTACTCCAGTCCGTTGGAATTTCAAAAGTTCGCTTGTACCAAATCCGATCGTCTGGTTTTACCTCGCCCATTACTCCCGAAAGCGATGATTCCACACAGAAAGGCACTAAAATTTCGCCTTGATATTTTTTGGGTTGTGCCAGGTTCTTTTTTAAAATGGAGTAGTTCCAAAGGCCATTTAAGTTCATCCAGTCTGAACGTTCAAATTGCGGACGTGGATATTCCTGCCACACATTTTCAGGCGTAATTTCTGCTGCCCAGCGGGTTTTCATTTTTTCGCCGGCCGGTTGCCATTTTTGAGCAAATGTTGTAACAAAAGTTACCAATAATAGTGTTGTAAGTTTAAATTTCATTTATTTTTAATTTTTTTGATTGATATTCAATTTGATTCAATACCTGATTTTTTGATTTTATTCAACAAAAAAGAAACTTTTGTAATTTTTCCTGTAAATATTTCAGTTTTCAAAATGGTTCCCTTTTCGGGCATTGTTTAACTCTTCAAACGAATCAATTGCCGCACCGGGATCGCCTTGCTTTGTCATCCATTCATCCATTTTTTTTGAAAGCCTGTTTTGAATTGCTGTAAATCCCTCCCGGTTTAATAAATTATTCATTTCATTTGGGTCGCTTGTCATATCGTACAGTTCTTCAGACGGTCGTTTCTGATAACGAGTCACCAAGTCCAGTATTTTTTGATCGCCGGAAGCTTCAAAAATCCAGGACGGCCAGTATTGATTTTCCGTCATTCTGGCCATCAAATGTTTTTCGATATAAAGATTTTCGTGGGCGAGATTTTTGATATAATGATATTTCCCATCGGTGATTGAACGAATGGGGTAGGGAGGTCCCTCCGGAACGTTGTTGTGCATAAAATAAGCAAACTCACGGTGGGTATTCTTTTCACCCAGCAGCACCGGGAGAAAACTTGAGCCATCAAAGCCTGCACTGGTTTTATTATCCAGCGCATCAAGCAAGGTAGGCAGCACATCATTGTACTGGACTAGCGCATCAGTACGTGTACCACTTTTTACTTTTCCGGGCCACCGCACAATCAATCCGGTATGGACGCCATTGTTCCAGTTGGTCCATTTGCAGCCCGGAATCTGTGAACCCTGTTCAGAAGTAAAAATTACAATTGTATTGTCTTCAATACCTTCTTCCTTTAAAAGGTCAAGCGTAGTACCTATCTGCCGGTCGAGTACTTCTATTTCTGCAAGGTATTTTGTGAATTCATTGCGCATTTCTTTGGTGTCGGCAACGTACTCCGGCAAATTCAGTTTTTCAGGATCAAAATGTGAGGGATCGCCCACCGTCCAGGGAATGTGGGGAACCACCAGCGCAGTAACCAGGCAAAATGGTTGTTTTCTGTTTTTAGTTATAAAGTCCCGCAAACCTGCTGCATCGTAACCTGCTGTTTTCGAAACACAGTTGCGTTCCACTCCATCAACCATTTCAAAAGGATAAACCTCGCGCGGGGCCGCATGTACCTTTCCGGCAATCCCAACACGGTACCCCATGTCTCCCAGATACTGGACGATACTTGTTGTTCCGCTACGCGCAATGGAATGGTTCCAGCAAACGCCGCTGGTGGCGGGTTGCAAACCGGTATACAATTCGGCGCGGCACGGTACACACATCGACATGGTAACAAAGGCCCGGTTAAACGTCATCCCCTGTGAAGCGAGTTTGTCGATTTGTGGTGTTTGTACATTTGTTCCACCATAAAGCGGCAAATCACTGTAGGTACAGTCGTCGGCCATAATGATAAGAATATTGGGCTTTTTGTCCGATTCGGAAATTTGCAGTTTGGGTTGACTCCAAAGAACCGGGCAAATTAATAGCAGAAGTAAGGTCAGGTTTAGTTTCATCTTTTAATATTTCGAGTGTTCGATGTAAAAATATTCATTTTTGACGGATACAAGGAGACAAAA
This genomic interval carries:
- a CDS encoding sulfatase family protein, which translates into the protein MKLNLTLLLLLICPVLWSQPKLQISESDKKPNILIIMADDCTYSDLPLYGGTNVQTPQIDKLASQGMTFNRAFVTMSMCVPCRAELYTGLQPATSGVCWNHSIARSGTTSIVQYLGDMGYRVGIAGKVHAAPREVYPFEMVDGVERNCVSKTAGYDAAGLRDFITKNRKQPFCLVTALVVPHIPWTVGDPSHFDPEKLNLPEYVADTKEMRNEFTKYLAEIEVLDRQIGTTLDLLKEEGIEDNTIVIFTSEQGSQIPGCKWTNWNNGVHTGLIVRWPGKVKSGTRTDALVQYNDVLPTLLDALDNKTSAGFDGSSFLPVLLGEKNTHREFAYFMHNNVPEGPPYPIRSITDGKYHYIKNLAHENLYIEKHLMARMTENQYWPSWIFEASGDQKILDLVTRYQKRPSEELYDMTSDPNEMNNLLNREGFTAIQNRLSKKMDEWMTKQGDPGAAIDSFEELNNARKGNHFEN
- a CDS encoding glycoside hydrolase family 2 protein codes for the protein MKFKLTTLLLVTFVTTFAQKWQPAGEKMKTRWAAEITPENVWQEYPRPQFERSDWMNLNGLWNYSILKKNLAQPKKYQGEILVPFCVESSLSGVMGEVKPDDRIWYKRTFEIPTDWSKKNVILNFEAVDYSTTVFVNGAVVGAHKGAYDRFSFDITEYLTGKGEQELVVCVDDPSSFGSQPRGKQQMPQEGIWYTPVSGIWQTVWMETVSPEAFLKEAKLVPDIDEKTIAVTPVLNKSLKPEYKVEAVVSFQGKEVAKTEIPANITGLIDIPNPELWSTDAPNLYNLSLKLFNKAGEKIDEVQSYFGMRKISLGNHKGTKYLFLNNQPVFQYGPLDQGWWPDGLHTPPSDEAMKYDIEMTKKMGFNMIRKHIKVEPDRWFYHCDKLGMLVWQDMPSGMVVIPKTGNERPEHVQHVRPNGPDLNVRNEDAQQFELELRRMIDIHYNSPSIVMWVPFNEGWGQYTTCRIAKMVKDYDPTRLVNAVSGWALRNCGDVYDIHTYQTEVRIPPASLDRASVIGEYGGIGYPIETNLWNPEMRNWGYQTYHSEKELLDAYIYKFNQIVEMKKTKGLSAAVYTQTTDVEGEVNGLITYDREVIKIPVDKLNELHSVLYQE